From the genome of Ignavibacteriales bacterium, one region includes:
- a CDS encoding pitrilysin family protein has translation MKKVLAILFILCAVASAQNQIKVPYTRYVLPNGLNVILHEDHTTPTITVNTWFHVGSAYEKPGRTGFAHLFEHLMFMGSGHVPDGQFDKLLESAGGENNASTNEDRTNYFEDIPSNALELALYLDSDRMGFLVDAMTPQSVDAQRAVVKNERRQSYENRPYGLSEETILKNLYPPTHPYSWPVIGSMTDLSAATYDDVVEFFRTYYVPNNASLVIAGDINPKETLKLVEKWFNGIPSGKPVPPQNPAEVKLNEEKIVVLEDRVQLPRLYMAWITPKMYAPGDAELDVLASILTDGKNSRLYQKLVYEMQIAQDVRAFQSSGKLSSQFELVATARSGHTLEELKNVIQSEIDKIKNEAPKERELQRVVNQVEASFLDRLESPAQKADMLNSFFYFTNNPDYANENLSRYKALSVDDIQTAAQIYLPDNGRVILSIVPKGKTDLAVQPKAEGK, from the coding sequence ATGAAAAAAGTTCTTGCAATACTTTTTATTCTGTGCGCGGTTGCCTCTGCACAGAATCAAATTAAGGTACCTTACACGCGTTATGTGCTTCCAAACGGTTTGAATGTAATTTTACATGAAGATCATACGACGCCAACTATTACCGTAAATACATGGTTTCATGTTGGTTCGGCATATGAAAAGCCGGGACGTACAGGATTTGCTCATCTATTTGAACATTTGATGTTCATGGGCTCTGGTCATGTGCCGGATGGGCAATTTGATAAACTTCTTGAATCTGCCGGCGGAGAAAATAACGCATCAACAAACGAGGATAGAACAAATTATTTTGAAGATATTCCTTCTAATGCACTCGAACTTGCGTTGTATCTTGATTCCGATAGAATGGGTTTTCTCGTTGATGCGATGACACCTCAAAGCGTTGACGCGCAAAGAGCTGTTGTGAAGAATGAAAGACGACAGAGTTATGAGAACCGTCCGTACGGATTATCGGAAGAAACAATTTTGAAAAATCTTTATCCACCAACACACCCTTACAGCTGGCCGGTCATCGGTTCAATGACAGATCTTAGCGCGGCGACTTATGACGATGTTGTAGAATTTTTCAGAACTTATTATGTACCGAATAATGCATCACTTGTAATAGCCGGGGATATCAATCCAAAAGAAACATTAAAACTTGTTGAAAAATGGTTCAATGGAATTCCTTCTGGAAAACCGGTTCCCCCGCAGAATCCAGCAGAAGTAAAATTAAATGAAGAAAAGATTGTGGTTTTGGAAGACCGTGTACAGTTGCCTCGTCTTTATATGGCCTGGATTACACCTAAAATGTATGCCCCGGGCGATGCCGAATTGGATGTTCTCGCAAGTATTTTGACAGATGGAAAAAATTCGCGTTTGTATCAGAAACTTGTTTATGAAATGCAAATTGCACAGGATGTTAGAGCTTTTCAAAGTTCAGGCAAACTTTCATCGCAATTTGAATTGGTTGCAACTGCCCGCTCAGGACACACACTCGAAGAATTGAAAAATGTTATTCAGTCGGAAATTGATAAAATAAAAAATGAAGCACCTAAAGAGAGAGAATTACAACGAGTAGTAAATCAAGTTGAAGCTTCTTTTCTGGATAGACTAGAAAGCCCGGCACAAAAAGCGGATATGCTCAATTCATTTTTCTATTTTACCAACAATCCTGATTATGCAAACGAAAACCTTTCACGCTATAAGGCTTTAAGCGTTGATGATATTCAAACAGCCGCACAAATTTATTTGCCTGATAATGGGCGTGTAATTCTAAGCATCGTTCCTAAAGGTAAAACCGATTTAGCCGTTCAACCCAAAGCGGAGGGTAAATAA
- a CDS encoding pitrilysin family protein — MKKIFLLSINLIIISAFCFSLYAQTPDRTKPPQLPAPKKLNLPAIQQFTLSNGLKVVLMEKHEVPLIQLNVTVKAGSVNDPENKIGLAWLTFNMLADGAAGKTSLELSDAIDFLGARISANASFHSGTVSLHSPLSKFDDALKIMSDIVLRPDFPQKELDRKKKDRLTLLMQAHDQPTAIASAAFNQILFGKEHPYGRITSEKEIRSYSTDDLKNFYKKYFVANNAVVIAVGDIKKEDLKKKLESAFGKWQKGSVKETKVKEPTQIANRIVYLIDKPGAAQSVINIGRIGAARLTNDYNSIVVMNTLLGGSFTSRLNQNLREKNGYTYGANSRFFFRPVPGSFIATSSVQTAVTDKALTEFFNELNGIREPLTDPDLNRAKNLVALSYPGNFQSVSEIAGQLEEKVLYNLPENYFGEFISKILSLTGKDVNDAAVKYIVPDQMIVVVVGDKAKIEDGIKKLNLGEIKNLSIDDVLGEVPKLDK; from the coding sequence ATGAAAAAGATCTTTTTATTATCGATAAATCTAATAATTATTTCTGCTTTTTGTTTTTCTCTTTATGCACAAACTCCTGATAGAACAAAACCACCGCAATTACCGGCACCTAAAAAACTAAATCTACCGGCAATTCAACAATTCACACTTTCGAATGGATTGAAAGTTGTGTTGATGGAAAAACATGAAGTCCCGCTCATTCAGTTAAACGTGACCGTTAAAGCAGGAAGTGTTAACGACCCGGAAAACAAAATTGGTCTTGCCTGGCTAACTTTTAACATGCTTGCGGATGGTGCAGCAGGAAAAACATCTCTTGAGTTATCTGATGCAATTGATTTTCTCGGTGCGAGAATTTCTGCTAACGCCTCGTTTCATTCGGGAACCGTTTCTCTTCATTCCCCGCTTTCTAAATTTGATGACGCGTTAAAAATTATGAGTGATATTGTATTGCGCCCCGATTTTCCTCAGAAGGAATTAGATAGAAAGAAAAAAGACCGGTTGACATTGCTTATGCAAGCGCACGATCAGCCGACGGCAATAGCAAGCGCGGCTTTCAATCAAATTCTTTTTGGTAAAGAACATCCTTATGGAAGAATAACAAGTGAAAAAGAAATCAGAAGTTATTCTACGGATGATTTGAAAAACTTTTACAAAAAATATTTTGTAGCCAATAACGCGGTTGTAATTGCTGTAGGCGACATTAAAAAAGAAGATCTCAAGAAAAAACTAGAGTCGGCTTTTGGTAAATGGCAAAAAGGAAGCGTTAAAGAAACCAAAGTCAAAGAACCAACTCAAATAGCAAATCGAATTGTTTATCTTATTGATAAACCTGGCGCAGCACAGTCGGTTATCAATATCGGCAGAATAGGCGCCGCACGTTTAACAAACGATTACAATTCAATTGTTGTAATGAATACTCTTCTCGGCGGTTCATTTACATCACGCCTAAATCAAAACTTGCGTGAAAAAAATGGATATACATACGGTGCGAATTCAAGATTTTTCTTTAGACCGGTTCCGGGAAGTTTTATCGCTACCTCATCGGTTCAAACCGCCGTTACAGATAAAGCTCTCACGGAATTTTTTAATGAGCTGAATGGAATACGCGAACCGTTAACCGACCCAGATTTAAACCGCGCAAAGAATTTAGTTGCTCTTAGTTATCCCGGAAATTTTCAATCGGTTTCAGAAATTGCCGGACAGCTTGAAGAAAAAGTTTTATACAATTTACCGGAAAATTATTTTGGAGAATTCATATCGAAAATATTAAGCTTAACCGGCAAAGATGTGAACGATGCGGCTGTGAAATATATTGTTCCGGACCAGATGATAGTTGTGGTCGTTGGAGATAAAGCCAAAATCGAAGATGGAATAAAAAAACTAAATCTCGGAGAAATAAAAAATCTTTCCATTGACGACGTTCTGGGAGAAGTTCCGAAGCTTGATAAATAG
- a CDS encoding alpha/beta fold hydrolase, whose amino-acid sequence MKNLFYGMFMFLTAFFFALDKSINAQEAQKKDEKQFTSLWEGKLKISTVSLRLVLKTFNNEDGSLGAYIDSPDQGAKNIPVTTITLTEDSLKFAVQSIGASYIGKIYKDSLLIKGTFKQGALSLPFELKKIDKLTEIKRPQEPKKPYPYNDEEVTFENKSANITLTGSFTFPKGEGKFPAVVLVTGSGPQDRDETLGGGINHKPFLVLSDYLTNNGIAVLRYDDRGIGKSKGNFATATTLDFATDAQAAVEYLKTRKEVDDKKIGVAGHSEGGLIAPMVAVNSHDVSYIVLLAGPGLPGKEILLLQGRLISKASDGKDEEIDRSMNLNEKIYNIILSEEDNSLAEKKIKTAYEEFYNTLDSAEKKAADTQKPIVEQSLKQLTSPWFRFFMKFDPRSTLESVTVPVLALNGEKDLQVPPKEDLAEIEKALKAGGNKNFKTVLMPNLNHLFQTAKTGSPNEYGSIEETFSPDAMKIIKDWILDITK is encoded by the coding sequence ATGAAGAATTTATTTTACGGTATGTTTATGTTCTTGACGGCTTTCTTTTTTGCGTTAGACAAAAGCATCAATGCACAAGAGGCTCAGAAAAAAGACGAGAAACAGTTCACAAGCTTGTGGGAAGGAAAACTAAAAATATCCACAGTCTCACTACGACTAGTTTTAAAAACATTCAATAATGAAGACGGATCACTTGGTGCCTATATTGATAGCCCCGATCAGGGTGCAAAAAATATTCCCGTCACAACTATTACGTTGACGGAAGACAGTCTAAAGTTTGCAGTTCAATCTATCGGTGCTTCTTACATTGGAAAAATTTATAAAGACAGTTTGTTGATAAAAGGAACATTTAAGCAGGGAGCGCTATCATTACCCTTTGAACTAAAAAAAATTGATAAGCTCACGGAAATAAAACGCCCTCAAGAACCGAAGAAACCGTATCCTTATAATGATGAAGAAGTCACATTCGAGAATAAATCTGCAAACATCACTCTTACGGGTTCATTTACTTTTCCTAAAGGAGAAGGAAAATTTCCAGCAGTTGTATTAGTTACTGGTTCCGGTCCTCAGGACCGAGATGAAACACTTGGCGGCGGGATTAATCACAAACCGTTTCTAGTTCTGTCGGATTATTTAACCAACAACGGAATCGCTGTTCTGCGTTATGATGATAGAGGCATTGGTAAATCGAAAGGAAATTTTGCAACAGCAACAACATTGGATTTTGCAACCGATGCACAGGCGGCGGTTGAATATTTAAAAACAAGGAAGGAAGTTGATGATAAAAAAATCGGAGTTGCCGGGCATAGCGAAGGTGGATTAATCGCGCCAATGGTTGCGGTGAATTCACACGATGTTAGCTATATAGTATTGCTCGCCGGTCCCGGTCTTCCGGGAAAAGAGATTCTTCTGCTTCAAGGGCGCTTGATCAGTAAAGCCAGCGATGGGAAAGATGAAGAAATTGATAGGTCGATGAATCTAAACGAAAAAATTTACAATATAATTCTGTCTGAAGAAGATAACTCTTTGGCCGAGAAAAAAATAAAAACAGCATATGAAGAATTTTACAACACACTGGACTCGGCTGAAAAAAAAGCAGCCGACACTCAGAAACCGATTGTTGAACAGAGTCTTAAACAATTAACAAGTCCCTGGTTCAGGTTTTTTATGAAATTTGATCCAAGGTCTACATTGGAAAGTGTCACCGTGCCGGTGCTTGCATTAAATGGAGAAAAAGATTTACAGGTACCGCCGAAAGAAGATCTTGCCGAGATAGAAAAAGCTTTAAAAGCTGGCGGCAACAAAAATTTTAAAACTGTTTTAATGCCAAATCTAAATCATCTTTTCCAAACGGCTAAGACCGGATCGCCTAACGAATATGGATCAATCGAAGAAACATTTTCGCCGGACGCGATGAAAATAATTAAAGACTGGATTTTAGATATAACGAAATAA